Proteins co-encoded in one Oncorhynchus masou masou isolate Uvic2021 chromosome 22, UVic_Omas_1.1, whole genome shotgun sequence genomic window:
- the olfml1 gene encoding olfactomedin-like protein 3 translates to MYTWMLTLLILSLGLGHAQRSTQEAFMMHYFERRIAQLEERLIKCEQNTQQVDQKIYDLSTKVRGQLASMEVHRTEVKTQVDNVAMRVERVERDVEYLENKTPNQPHIEVEEALMEQQMKDTQKKIVKITLGTDCNIALTGVKSLKIVKKAGDVYGSWLKDPTKGSAKIYFFSGNKNNTVLEFKSLKTFTEGRLAQAHPIQLPFPWQGTGHVVYNGFLYYHRADTPNQILKVHLLNRTVADSMLLPGVGRLPTYALTTHTFLDLAVDELGLWVIYSDPEFGGNLVITKLDKSSLAVEHTWDTTCTSRDAESAFMICGTLYVVYNSRYGGRSSIQCLYDIHDTIHSEESPVLFFPKRYTNHYSMHYHPKDKQLYAWDDGYQTIYKVDLKSKAEV, encoded by the exons ATGTATACCTGGATGTTGACACTGCTCATCCTGAGCCTGGGGTTGGGGCATGCACAGAGGTCCACCCAGGAAGCCTTCATGATGCACTATTTTGAGAGGAGGATTGCCCAACTTGAG GAGCGTCTGATCAAATGTGAGCAGAACACCCAGCAGGTGGACCAGAAGATCTATGACCTGTCTACAAAGGTGCGTGGCCAGCTGGCTAGCATGGAGGTGCACCGAACGGAAGTAAAGACTCAGGTGGATAATGTAGCCATGCGGGTGGAGCgagtggagagggacgtggagtaCCTGGAGAATAAGACCCCTAACCAGCCCCACATCGAGGTAGAGGAGGCCCTGATGGAACAGCAGATGAAAGACACCCAGAAGAAAATAGTAAAGATCACACTAGGGACAG ACTGCAACATAGCTCTCACTGGTGTGAAGTCTCTGAAGATAGTGAAGAAAGCAGGGGACGTCTATGGATCCTGGCTGAAAGACCCTACTAAGGGCTCTGCCAAAATCTATTTCTTCAGCGGGAATAAGAACAACACCGTACTGGAGTTTAAATCCTTGAAGACCTTCACTGAGGGAAGGCTCGCCCAGGCTCATCCAATTCAGCTCCCCTTTCCCTGGCAGGGAACAGGCCATGTGGTCTACAATGGCTTTCTGTACTATCACAGGGCAGACACACCCAACCAGATCTTAAAGGTGCATCTCCTCAACCGCACTGTGGCCGACAGTATGCTGCTGCCCGGGGTTGGCCGCCTGCCTACCTACGCCCTCACCACGCACACCTTCCTGGACCTGGCTGTGGACGAACTGGGCCTGTGGGTCATCTACTCTGACCCAGAGTTTGGGGGCAACCTGGTGATCACCAAGCTGGACAAGAGCAGCCTGGCTGTGGAGCACACCTGGGACACCACCTGTACGAGCCGCGACGCAGAGTCAGCATTCATGATCTGTGGAACACTGTACGTGGTGTATAACTCCCGCTACGGAGGGCGCTCCAGCATTCAGTGCCTGTACGATATCCACGACACCATCCACAGTGAGGAGAGCCCTGTGCTGTTCTTTCCTAAGCGCTACACCAACCACTACAGTATGCATTACCACCCCAAGGACAAGCAGCTGTATGCCTGGGACGACGGCTACCAGACCATCTACAAAGTGGACCTCAAGAGCAAGGCTGAAGTCTGA